In the Choloepus didactylus isolate mChoDid1 chromosome 5, mChoDid1.pri, whole genome shotgun sequence genome, one interval contains:
- the SOSTDC1 gene encoding sclerostin domain-containing protein 1: protein MFPPAIHFYLIPLACILMKSCLAFKNDATEILYSHVVKPVPAHPSSNSTLNQARNGGRQFSNTGMDRNTRVQVGCRELRSTKYISDGLCTSISPLKELVCAGECLPLPVLANWIGGGYGTKYWSRRSSQEWRCVNDKTRTQRIQLQCQDGSTRTYKITVVTACKCKRYTRQHNESSHNFESVSPAKPALHHRERKRASKSSKHSMS from the exons ATGTTTCCTCCTGCCATTCATTTCTATCTCATCCCCCTTGCATGCATCCTAATGAAAAGctgtttggcttttaaaaatgatgcCACAGAAATCCTTTATTCACATGTAGTTAAACCTGTTCCAGCACACCCCAGCAGCAACAGTACGTTGAATCAAGCCAGAAATGGAGGCAGGCAATTCAGTAACACTGGAATGGATCGAAACA CTCGTGTTCAAGTGGGTTGCCGGGAGCTGCGTTCCACCAAATATATCTCAGATGGTCTGTGCACCAGCATCAGCCCTCTGAAGGAGCTGGTGTGTGCTGGTGAGTGCTTGCCTCTGCCAGTGCTCGCCAACTGGATCGGGGGAGGCTATGGAACAAAGTACTGGAGCAGGAGGAGCTCCCAGGAGTGGAGATGTGTCAATGACAAAACACGCACCCAGAGGATCCAGCTGCAGTGCCAAGATGGCAGCACCCGCACCTACAAAATCACGGTGGTCACCGCCTGCAAGTGCAAGAGGTACACCAGGCAGCACAACGAGTCCAGTCACAACTTTGAGAGTGTGTCGCCTGCAAAGCCAGCTCTGCATCACAGAGAACGGAAAAGAGCTAGCAAATCCAGCAAGCACAGCATGAGTTAA